A portion of the Candidatus Paceibacterota bacterium genome contains these proteins:
- a CDS encoding chorismate-binding protein: MRQSEANLALSPYGYGVEFEGLTKDEPFFWMGGRLARGLEEISHDPACLDTPGFWAAFSTFEGEWTCARFAHAEDAPLPAVDRQWQPTTSSWTSSLSEKDYVDYVKEIQNQIAQGWVYQVNACRQVSASMSDQSLLPLMHEILRKNPAPFASFLRLSNIEIASASPELFLKRDGRLVTSAPIKGTKLPGSDEIPFGSKDTAENIMIVDLIRNDLGRICRTGSINVPRLLETQPHPGLSHLVSYVEGSLRDEITWQEISAGLLPPGSVSGAPKSSAVSTIKKLEGLSRGPYCGALGWVEGQQALFSLAIRIFWNENDGILRFGTGAGITWGSDPDAEWEETELKARRLIAIANGEIL; encoded by the coding sequence ATGCGCCAAAGCGAGGCAAACTTGGCATTATCGCCGTACGGTTACGGAGTGGAATTCGAAGGATTAACGAAGGACGAGCCCTTTTTCTGGATGGGTGGTCGTTTGGCTCGCGGGTTGGAGGAGATCAGTCACGACCCGGCTTGCCTGGATACACCTGGCTTCTGGGCAGCCTTTTCGACTTTTGAAGGCGAGTGGACGTGTGCGCGATTCGCGCACGCTGAGGATGCTCCTCTTCCGGCGGTAGATCGGCAATGGCAACCGACTACCAGTTCTTGGACGAGTTCCCTCTCCGAAAAAGATTATGTGGATTATGTGAAAGAGATTCAAAACCAGATCGCACAGGGGTGGGTGTACCAAGTCAATGCTTGTCGACAGGTGAGCGCCTCGATGTCGGATCAATCATTGCTTCCATTAATGCATGAAATTTTAAGAAAGAATCCGGCGCCATTTGCTAGCTTTCTTCGGCTATCAAATATTGAAATTGCTTCGGCTTCGCCTGAACTCTTTTTGAAAAGGGATGGTCGGTTAGTCACATCCGCGCCCATAAAAGGCACCAAACTGCCCGGGTCCGATGAGATTCCATTTGGGAGTAAAGACACTGCAGAAAACATCATGATCGTTGATTTGATACGCAACGATCTTGGCCGAATTTGTAGGACAGGATCTATAAACGTTCCTAGACTTCTCGAAACCCAGCCCCATCCAGGGCTAAGTCATTTGGTGTCATATGTTGAGGGATCTTTACGTGATGAGATCACCTGGCAAGAAATCTCTGCAGGGTTGCTGCCCCCAGGCTCCGTTAGTGGTGCTCCGAAATCATCTGCGGTCTCCACAATCAAGAAGCTCGAGGGGTTGAGCCGTGGCCCGTATTGCGGAGCTCTTGGGTGGGTGGAAGGGCAGCAAGCGTTGTTCTCTCTTGCTATTCGAATCTTCTGGAACGAGAACGATGGAATATTGAGATTTGGGACTGGCGCCGGTATTACCTGGGGGAGTGACCCGGATGCCGAATGGGAGGAAACCGAGTTGAAAGCCAGGCGACTCATCGCGATCGCGAACGGTGAAATCCTGTGA
- a CDS encoding alpha/beta fold hydrolase, whose protein sequence is MAITDAPAGLLEDFAVRGSGPEGKIGILLVHGFTGSPASMRSWAEFFAARGYTVRVPRLPGHGTEWQDLNKIHWQEWPAKVVEELDELGKTCEKVFIFGLSMGGGTSLYVAAHHNDRLTGIVLVNPMIHIPGASVKFAPILSLFRSHLPSVGNDIKRPGVSEWAYDALPTKGIVQLNKLLKSSRSTLGQIKIPLLLFHSAEDHLLPVSNTEIVMAEIGAPRKQRVELLNSYHVATVDYDCDLIFENSLIFVQELSAKS, encoded by the coding sequence ATGGCTATAACAGATGCACCCGCAGGACTCCTGGAAGATTTCGCCGTGCGAGGCAGTGGACCTGAAGGCAAGATCGGAATTCTACTTGTCCACGGCTTTACAGGTTCGCCAGCCTCAATGCGGTCTTGGGCTGAATTTTTTGCAGCACGTGGTTATACCGTCCGCGTGCCGCGATTGCCGGGCCATGGAACCGAATGGCAAGACTTGAACAAGATCCATTGGCAAGAGTGGCCCGCAAAAGTCGTCGAAGAATTGGACGAGTTGGGCAAAACCTGCGAGAAAGTTTTCATTTTCGGGCTTTCCATGGGCGGGGGCACTTCCTTATATGTTGCCGCGCACCACAATGATCGCCTTACTGGCATAGTCCTTGTGAATCCGATGATTCATATCCCGGGCGCTTCAGTTAAATTTGCCCCGATTCTTTCGCTCTTCCGCTCGCACTTGCCCTCTGTTGGCAATGACATTAAGCGTCCTGGGGTCTCGGAATGGGCATACGACGCTCTCCCGACCAAGGGAATAGTGCAACTCAATAAACTTCTAAAGAGTTCTCGCTCCACCTTGGGCCAGATCAAAATTCCTCTGCTTCTTTTTCATAGCGCTGAAGACCACTTGCTACCAGTATCAAATACCGAGATCGTTATGGCGGAGATCGGCGCGCCACGCAAGCAGCGAGTCGAATTGCTCAATAGTTATCACGTGGCGACTGTTGACTACGACTGCGACCTCATTTTTGAAAATTCGCTGATCTTCGTTCAGGAGCTATCCGCGAAATCGTAA
- a CDS encoding sulfotransferase domain-containing protein produces MTINRKLLKKRLLNLRMFRRYLLRKLLRRGVTNKSTVIFIVTFPRSGSTALGSLFDSIGAPFHYYGEIFGFNQWPKSIERITLNYPFFSSRYLKQFLLKKKTGTIPYIFETSGLKPEKVLRSIQKSPGIHVFKIMSFHFHPEKLEALIEEFHPKVFFLRRNHLDRFISTKKAQATGKWHGFNTDDDVIEIDEKSLAHSIGDSIDFYNSVRQCCCSNNVDWLDLDYSEVFSQSKLREIMDFAGVQISQNDLISLITTKRQDSKHLSRETFLQNSHSSGTPKSLADYNFVKADD; encoded by the coding sequence GTGACGATCAATCGGAAGCTTCTCAAAAAACGTCTCCTTAATCTCAGAATGTTTAGGCGATACTTGCTTCGCAAATTGTTGAGGCGAGGAGTTACCAACAAATCCACCGTCATATTCATTGTGACTTTCCCACGTTCGGGTTCCACCGCTCTTGGAAGTCTTTTTGATTCGATAGGTGCGCCTTTCCACTACTACGGAGAGATCTTTGGATTCAATCAATGGCCAAAATCCATCGAGCGCATAACATTGAATTATCCATTCTTTTCGAGTAGATACCTGAAGCAGTTTTTGCTGAAGAAGAAGACAGGGACGATTCCTTATATATTTGAAACGTCAGGTTTGAAACCCGAAAAGGTACTTCGCTCGATTCAAAAGTCGCCGGGAATCCATGTCTTTAAGATCATGAGTTTCCACTTCCACCCAGAAAAACTCGAGGCTTTAATTGAAGAATTTCACCCCAAGGTCTTTTTCCTACGTCGCAATCATTTAGATAGGTTCATTTCCACCAAGAAAGCTCAAGCCACTGGCAAATGGCACGGTTTCAACACTGATGATGATGTGATTGAGATTGACGAAAAGAGCCTTGCCCACTCTATTGGAGATAGCATCGACTTCTACAACTCCGTTCGGCAATGTTGTTGCTCAAACAATGTCGACTGGCTAGACCTCGACTACTCTGAAGTTTTCTCCCAATCCAAGTTGCGTGAGATCATGGATTTTGCCGGAGTACAGATTTCGCAGAATGATCTCATTTCTCTCATAACCACCAAGAGACAGGATAGTAAGCACCTTTCACGGGAGACCTTCCTCCAAAATTCTCACTCCTCAGGTACCCCTAAGTCACTCGCTGATTACAATTTCGTCAAGGCGGATGATTAG
- the thrS gene encoding threonine--tRNA ligase gives MSQIEIIVNGQSTSISDDQRPTHIFAEQKDVVVCRINGELSDLWTDLQPGDIVESVSISSSEGLKVLRHSTAHVLAQAVQQVFPGTCLGIGPPITDGFYYDFDPENPFTPEDLQQLESAMRKIIKEGQRFRRRVTTEKEALLELANEPFKCELVGLKSDAKDESSVEVGGAELTIYDNLGRDGSPVWSDLCRGPHLPSTKLIPAFKLMRSSGAYWRGSEKNPMLQRIYGTAWATQEDLNTYLEFLIEAEKRDHRRLGAELDLFSFPEEIGSGLAVFHPKGGIVRRAMEDYSRRRHEEEDYEFVYSPHITKAALFEKSGHLQWFADGMYPPIIMDEELHADGTVKRAGQQYYMKPMNCPFHNLIFASRQRSYRELPLRLFEFGTVYRYEKSGVLQGITRARGFTQDDAHIYCTPEQMLGELDSLLTFVLNLLRDYGLSDFYLELSTRSSEKSLGEDSEWAAATEALRAAGQRQNLELVLDEGGAAFYGPKISVQAKDAIGRTWQLSTIQVDFQLPQRFDLEYVATDGSRQRPVMIHRALFGSIERFFGVLTEHYAGAFPPWLAPVQAVAIPVAVAYEPYLRDLVAQLKKRGIRAEIDASDDRMQKKVRNAQLQKIPYMIIAGEEDQQAGAVSFRYRDGEQRNGIPIAEAIAEIESAIRERRQV, from the coding sequence ATGTCGCAGATTGAAATCATCGTAAACGGTCAGAGCACATCTATTTCAGATGATCAGCGACCCACCCACATTTTTGCTGAACAGAAGGATGTGGTCGTCTGCCGCATCAACGGCGAACTCAGTGATCTTTGGACTGACCTCCAACCTGGTGACATTGTTGAGAGTGTCTCGATTTCCTCTTCTGAGGGGCTTAAGGTTCTGCGTCATTCGACTGCACACGTGCTCGCGCAAGCAGTGCAGCAAGTCTTCCCTGGCACTTGTTTGGGTATCGGTCCGCCAATCACTGATGGCTTCTATTACGACTTTGATCCGGAGAATCCATTTACTCCAGAGGATCTTCAACAACTTGAATCGGCTATGCGGAAGATCATCAAAGAAGGTCAGAGGTTTCGGCGCAGAGTCACAACCGAGAAGGAAGCTCTCCTCGAACTTGCCAATGAGCCATTTAAGTGTGAGCTCGTCGGATTGAAATCTGATGCTAAAGACGAGTCAAGCGTTGAGGTCGGCGGCGCCGAACTCACGATTTACGACAATTTGGGGCGCGATGGATCTCCTGTATGGAGTGATCTCTGCCGAGGACCTCATCTACCGTCCACGAAATTGATTCCTGCATTCAAATTGATGAGAAGTTCGGGTGCATATTGGCGTGGCTCGGAGAAGAATCCGATGCTGCAAAGAATTTATGGCACCGCGTGGGCAACTCAAGAGGACTTGAATACTTATTTGGAGTTTTTGATCGAGGCAGAGAAGCGCGATCATCGCCGCCTTGGCGCAGAGTTAGATCTCTTCTCATTTCCGGAAGAGATTGGATCGGGCCTAGCAGTCTTTCATCCCAAAGGTGGCATTGTCCGTCGCGCGATGGAGGATTACTCACGTCGACGTCATGAAGAAGAAGATTATGAATTTGTTTATTCGCCGCATATAACCAAGGCAGCGCTTTTTGAAAAATCCGGGCACTTGCAGTGGTTCGCTGATGGCATGTACCCGCCAATAATTATGGACGAAGAATTGCATGCAGACGGCACTGTCAAGCGTGCGGGGCAGCAGTACTACATGAAGCCCATGAACTGCCCATTCCACAATTTGATCTTCGCCTCTCGTCAGCGTTCATACCGCGAACTTCCATTGCGCCTTTTCGAATTCGGCACCGTTTATCGGTATGAGAAGTCCGGAGTCCTGCAAGGCATCACGAGAGCGCGGGGATTTACGCAAGACGACGCGCATATTTATTGCACTCCCGAACAGATGTTGGGCGAACTCGATAGTTTGCTGACTTTCGTGCTCAATTTATTGCGTGATTACGGGTTGTCGGACTTTTACCTAGAACTTTCCACCCGTAGCAGCGAAAAATCCCTGGGAGAGGATTCTGAATGGGCAGCTGCAACCGAAGCGCTGCGCGCAGCGGGGCAACGTCAAAATCTTGAATTAGTTCTTGATGAGGGTGGTGCAGCCTTTTATGGCCCAAAAATTTCAGTGCAAGCAAAAGATGCTATTGGGCGTACCTGGCAGCTATCTACCATTCAAGTAGATTTCCAATTGCCACAACGCTTTGATCTCGAATATGTAGCAACCGATGGTTCTCGTCAGCGTCCGGTCATGATCCACCGTGCACTCTTTGGCTCGATCGAGCGCTTCTTTGGGGTACTTACCGAGCACTACGCAGGTGCGTTCCCACCATGGCTTGCACCGGTGCAGGCTGTTGCCATTCCCGTAGCCGTCGCATATGAGCCGTATCTAAGAGATTTAGTCGCGCAATTGAAGAAGCGCGGGATCCGGGCCGAAATCGATGCCTCTGATGATCGGATGCAGAAGAAAGTGCGTAATGCGCAACTTCAGAAGATTCCTTACATGATCATCGCTGGCGAAGAGGATCAGCAAGCGGGCGCAGTTTCATTCCGGTATCGAGACGGAGAACAGCGAAACGGAATTCCTATTGCAGAGGCAATCGC
- a CDS encoding aminotransferase class IV, which yields MTAQFPGGEGIFESLKTMGGVPFALTRHLARATRSAAILGMRIQPDTEIRQAVAVVLSKTPQSLEFGRLRIRFHKSGEFDLVHETYHPWTRPARLTILDRPINENSPTAGLKTLPFTENIECLKLAHDEGFDEGVRFNLSGVVSESATSNLLLKIDDRWVTPSLASGCLPGITRELALQWFDIKDRVVTQADLANAESIYLISSLKVAQPVSLLEGRALEIDTKLRQELVNRMAQDIDP from the coding sequence GTGACGGCGCAATTTCCAGGCGGCGAGGGAATTTTTGAAAGTCTCAAGACTATGGGTGGAGTCCCCTTTGCTTTGACTCGCCACCTTGCCCGGGCAACGCGAAGCGCTGCAATCTTGGGGATGAGAATTCAACCTGATACTGAGATTCGCCAAGCGGTTGCCGTGGTACTTTCCAAAACTCCCCAATCGTTGGAATTTGGAAGACTTCGAATTAGGTTTCATAAGTCCGGAGAATTTGATTTGGTACACGAGACGTACCATCCGTGGACTCGTCCAGCCAGACTAACTATTCTGGATCGCCCCATCAACGAGAATTCTCCAACCGCAGGTTTAAAGACCCTGCCTTTCACGGAAAACATCGAATGTTTGAAACTGGCTCACGATGAAGGCTTTGACGAGGGGGTTCGATTCAATCTCAGCGGGGTGGTCTCCGAGAGCGCCACTTCGAATCTTCTTCTCAAAATCGATGATCGCTGGGTGACCCCGAGTCTGGCTTCGGGATGTTTGCCCGGAATTACTAGGGAACTGGCACTTCAATGGTTTGACATCAAAGACAGAGTTGTGACACAAGCGGATCTAGCGAATGCTGAATCGATCTACTTGATCTCCAGTTTGAAAGTGGCGCAACCCGTTTCACTTCTTGAAGGGCGAGCCCTTGAGATCGATACGAAGTTGAGGCAAGAATTGGTAAATCGAATGGCGCAAGATATTGATCCATGA
- a CDS encoding DinB family protein → MTISTVRLLQHMAWANQKVYQSVQSLPDESLESFIVNPEWTAKQILRHITSGADWYLYCLEGGSLQEIRRPSNMSDVANLAKILAASDSEIIKSGNSGDEMLTISHKDKSRKNLRSTIISQTIHHATEHRAQLIGALEFKGYKPINLDDIDLWAFESVYPNVT, encoded by the coding sequence ATGACTATCTCTACCGTTCGATTGCTTCAGCACATGGCATGGGCCAATCAGAAAGTCTATCAATCGGTTCAAAGTCTTCCAGACGAATCCCTTGAATCATTCATCGTGAACCCAGAATGGACTGCAAAGCAAATCCTTAGACACATCACATCAGGTGCTGATTGGTATCTCTATTGCCTGGAGGGCGGATCGCTACAGGAAATCCGACGACCATCAAATATGTCGGATGTGGCCAATCTCGCGAAAATACTTGCCGCGTCGGATTCTGAAATAATCAAGTCGGGCAATTCAGGCGATGAGATGTTGACGATAAGTCACAAAGACAAGTCTAGAAAAAATCTGCGCTCAACGATCATTTCACAGACAATTCATCACGCGACCGAACATCGGGCGCAATTGATTGGCGCCCTTGAGTTCAAAGGCTACAAACCTATAAACCTGGATGATATTGATCTCTGGGCATTCGAGAGTGTCTATCCGAATGTAACGTAA
- a CDS encoding phosphomannose isomerase type II C-terminal cupin domain: MTQDESVRPWGHYEVLQDTPTYKVKCIWVSPGKRLSYQRHEKRAEHWYIVQGETEVTLNGEISHHVAGDSVFVKIGDLHRISNVSDRDVIFIEIQTGTYFGEDDIERIEDDFGR, translated from the coding sequence ATGACGCAAGATGAATCAGTACGACCGTGGGGCCATTATGAAGTCCTGCAAGACACTCCCACCTACAAGGTGAAGTGCATCTGGGTCTCCCCTGGGAAAAGGCTTTCCTACCAACGCCACGAGAAACGTGCCGAACATTGGTACATCGTGCAGGGCGAAACTGAAGTTACTCTCAACGGGGAAATCTCTCACCACGTTGCTGGAGACTCCGTCTTCGTGAAGATCGGCGACCTCCACCGCATCAGCAATGTCTCCGATCGAGACGTGATTTTTATTGAAATTCAGACTGGAACTTATTTTGGCGAGGATGACATTGAACGTATCGAGGATGACTTCGGGCGCTAA